In a genomic window of Alkalinema sp. FACHB-956:
- a CDS encoding S-layer family protein: protein MHSQLTYGLSLAIGLMMLGAPPILAQVVPDGSLSTTVTSSGNNFTINQGNLAGSNLFHSFSGFSVPTGGSAFFNNALTVQNIFARVTGGAASNIDGLLKANGTANLFLLNPSGILFGPNATLNLGGSLFSTTANSVQFADGTTFIATNPSSSSLLTMSAPIGLQMGQTSAAITVNGSQLRLPSRKTMAFLGNGVTLTKSRLTVVDGHVAIGSVAPGNNLGLSGNPFQLNYRDVNQFSNITLNNSTTINTSGTYGGPIILQGKAITLSQGSILASHTAGAISGQGIYLKGSESIDLQGVPTSSANTAIAAHSQVNATAQGGDVTLEAPYFRMTNGAVVDLRAIGAGDSGNIIVKASKVDIVGEALHPVTKQRVSISTLASNTVLGSSGRGGDITIEATEVNLRDGAELRASARGKGNGGNIRITADQLNVTGETATGEPAFLTGITTSNREYATGRGGDITLNVRKIAVLNGPGIRTGTYGEGDSGNIFVNADEVTIAGSSSTGVSSRFFSSTNGNYNFNTQQLISLGKGSGGDITFNVNTLNLLDGGRISTSTETYGQSGKLAIQAQSVNIAGVSRSPAESLLYSLDATGPSGLSASSTGPGNAGSVYVSTQSLNLSDRGEITVTGQGLGDAGNILIQANAIRLNQAAKLRAEATSGSQGNIDIRANTLLLRQGSVITANATQTANGGNLSFNVPIIVGWENSDVIANANKGRGGNINITTQGIFGLRYRDRLTPENDITASSEFGVNGTVQVNTIGTDPNAGLTELPVNVTDPSQKIATGCDANQGSQFVATGRGGIPKNPNQQVVYDHTWNDLRDISTYRSRPAIVAQVPATPQPLVQASGFQRKDDGSIELVASPASVPAASIATCAG, encoded by the coding sequence ATGCACAGCCAACTGACTTATGGTCTATCCCTCGCGATCGGCTTGATGATGCTAGGCGCACCTCCAATACTCGCTCAGGTTGTACCCGATGGAAGCTTATCAACCACAGTCACCTCCAGTGGCAATAACTTTACGATTAACCAGGGTAACTTGGCCGGAAGCAACCTATTTCATAGCTTCAGTGGATTTTCAGTCCCCACCGGCGGGTCTGCCTTTTTCAACAATGCATTAACGGTGCAGAATATCTTTGCACGGGTTACAGGTGGGGCTGCTTCTAATATTGATGGTCTCCTGAAAGCAAATGGAACTGCCAATTTGTTTCTCTTGAATCCGAGCGGCATCCTATTTGGCCCCAATGCAACCCTTAACCTTGGCGGATCATTGTTTAGCACAACCGCCAATAGCGTTCAGTTTGCAGATGGAACTACATTTATCGCAACAAATCCGAGTAGTTCCTCGCTCTTAACCATGAGTGCCCCGATCGGGTTACAAATGGGGCAGACCTCTGCGGCAATTACAGTCAATGGCAGTCAGCTCAGATTACCGTCCCGCAAGACAATGGCCTTCTTGGGCAATGGAGTCACGTTGACCAAAAGTAGGCTAACTGTAGTGGATGGTCATGTTGCCATTGGTAGCGTTGCACCAGGTAACAACTTGGGACTTTCTGGTAATCCTTTTCAGTTGAATTATCGTGATGTGAATCAATTTAGCAACATTACTTTAAACAATTCCACAACTATCAACACCAGTGGCACCTATGGTGGTCCAATTATTTTGCAGGGTAAAGCCATTACCCTTTCCCAGGGGTCAATCCTGGCATCCCACACAGCGGGCGCAATATCAGGTCAAGGAATCTACTTAAAGGGCAGTGAATCGATCGATCTGCAAGGTGTTCCAACCAGTTCAGCCAATACTGCAATTGCAGCCCACTCCCAAGTCAATGCTACAGCACAGGGTGGAGATGTAACCTTGGAAGCACCGTATTTTCGGATGACGAATGGTGCAGTGGTTGATTTAAGAGCCATAGGAGCCGGTGATTCGGGGAATATCATTGTCAAGGCCAGTAAAGTGGATATTGTTGGGGAAGCGCTTCATCCAGTCACCAAACAACGGGTCAGCATTAGCACCCTTGCTTCTAATACGGTTCTCGGTTCATCAGGGCGTGGCGGAGATATTACGATCGAGGCTACTGAGGTGAATCTTCGTGATGGGGCTGAACTGCGGGCTAGTGCAAGGGGCAAAGGAAACGGGGGCAATATCCGAATCACTGCGGATCAATTGAATGTCACTGGAGAAACCGCCACTGGCGAACCTGCTTTCTTAACCGGCATCACCACCAGTAACCGAGAATATGCCACAGGGCGAGGCGGAGACATTACCCTTAATGTTCGAAAGATTGCAGTTTTAAACGGCCCAGGGATTCGTACTGGAACCTATGGAGAAGGGGATTCGGGGAATATTTTTGTCAATGCTGATGAAGTGACGATCGCAGGCAGTTCCTCCACAGGTGTATCTAGTCGGTTCTTCTCCTCTACCAATGGCAACTATAATTTCAACACCCAGCAATTAATTAGTCTGGGTAAAGGCAGTGGTGGTGATATTACATTTAATGTCAACACCCTCAATTTATTAGATGGAGGACGAATCTCAACTTCTACTGAAACCTATGGTCAGTCTGGCAAACTAGCCATTCAAGCCCAATCAGTCAACATTGCAGGGGTGAGTCGGAGTCCGGCAGAAAGTCTTTTATATTCCCTAGATGCTACAGGCCCAAGTGGGCTATCGGCCTCTTCCACGGGGCCAGGAAATGCAGGATCCGTGTATGTATCGACCCAGAGCTTGAATCTTAGCGATCGCGGCGAAATTACTGTGACTGGCCAAGGACTTGGAGATGCAGGAAATATCTTGATTCAAGCAAATGCGATTCGGCTTAATCAGGCTGCTAAACTTCGGGCAGAAGCAACTTCTGGGAGCCAAGGCAATATCGATATTAGGGCTAATACTTTGTTATTGCGTCAGGGTAGTGTCATTACTGCCAATGCTACGCAAACTGCTAATGGCGGAAATCTCAGCTTTAATGTTCCTATTATAGTTGGCTGGGAAAACAGTGATGTTATTGCCAACGCAAACAAAGGTCGGGGTGGCAACATTAATATTACAACGCAAGGCATTTTTGGATTGAGGTATCGCGATCGCTTAACTCCCGAAAATGACATCACCGCGAGTTCCGAATTTGGTGTGAATGGTACAGTGCAAGTCAATACGATCGGCACTGATCCGAATGCCGGATTAACAGAACTCCCCGTCAACGTTACTGATCCGAGTCAAAAAATTGCAACGGGCTGTGATGCTAATCAAGGGAGTCAATTTGTGGCCACGGGACGGGGTGGTATTCCCAAGAATCCCAATCAGCAAGTGGTGTACGATCATACCTGGAATGATCTCCGAGATATATCTACCTATCGTAGTCGTCCAGCAATTGTGGCTCAAGTTCCGGCAACACCACAGCCCCTAGTCCAAGCTTCTGGATTTCAACGCAAGGATGATGGATCGATCGAACTAGTTGCCAGTCCTGCGTCCGTTCCCGCAGCGTCGATCGCCACCTGTGCCGGGTAA
- a CDS encoding solute carrier family 26 protein: protein MNRLLAYQRSWWRGDVLAGITVAAYLIPQCMAYGELAGVGSVAGLWAILPPMLIYAVLGSSSQLSIGPESTTAVMTAAAIAPLAMGNPATGATLAAVMALLVGGLCLVGYGARLGFLANLLSKPILVGYMAGVALIMIVSQLGKVTGLKLEAESLLGTVQEFLTHLDAVHPPTVAVAGVVLGFLIVLQQRFRRAPVPLLGVLLATGIVAIFQLDRQGVAVVGEIPAGLPHFVVPQLMVGDWVTLLASAVGIAIVGYSDTVLTARAFAARNRYKIDANQELLALGVANIGNAVFQGFPISSSGSRTLIGDALGSRSQVFSLVAFSILILVLLFFRPILALFPKAALGSIVIFAALRLIDLAEFRRLAHFRRTEFVLAIVTTVGVLLTDLLVGVGVAVALSVVDLFARIARPHDAILGRVEGLAGLHDIDDWEGATTIPGLVIYRYDAPLCFANVEDFKRRALAAVEAEAMPVQWFILSTEAIAEIDITAVDALAELQEALQAKNIRFALARVKQDLYAQLRRSELLALIGADYIFPTLHTAIEQFYQQNEIRE, encoded by the coding sequence TTGAACCGTCTGCTGGCCTATCAACGATCTTGGTGGCGGGGGGATGTCCTGGCTGGGATCACCGTGGCGGCCTACTTGATTCCCCAGTGCATGGCCTACGGGGAACTGGCGGGTGTGGGCAGTGTGGCTGGGCTGTGGGCGATTCTGCCACCCATGTTAATCTATGCGGTCCTGGGGTCTTCGTCCCAACTGTCGATCGGGCCAGAGTCTACTACAGCCGTAATGACAGCGGCAGCCATTGCCCCCCTGGCGATGGGGAATCCGGCAACGGGAGCGACCTTGGCGGCGGTGATGGCGTTGCTGGTGGGGGGCTTGTGTTTGGTGGGTTACGGGGCGCGGTTGGGCTTTTTAGCCAACCTCCTGTCTAAACCAATCCTAGTGGGGTACATGGCCGGGGTGGCGCTGATTATGATCGTGTCGCAACTGGGCAAAGTGACGGGACTGAAGCTGGAGGCCGAGAGTCTGCTGGGCACCGTCCAGGAATTTTTGACCCATCTGGATGCCGTCCATCCGCCAACGGTTGCTGTGGCAGGAGTGGTTTTAGGATTTTTAATCGTGCTGCAACAGCGCTTTCGGCGTGCGCCGGTGCCGTTGTTGGGCGTGTTGCTGGCCACTGGCATTGTTGCAATCTTTCAGCTCGATCGCCAGGGTGTAGCGGTCGTAGGCGAAATTCCAGCGGGTTTGCCCCATTTTGTGGTGCCGCAATTGATGGTGGGAGATTGGGTCACGTTGTTGGCCTCGGCAGTGGGCATTGCGATCGTCGGCTATTCCGATACGGTGCTGACGGCAAGGGCCTTTGCTGCTCGCAACCGTTACAAAATTGATGCTAATCAGGAATTGTTAGCGTTGGGCGTAGCCAATATAGGCAATGCTGTTTTCCAAGGATTTCCCATTAGCAGTAGCGGTAGTCGAACCTTGATTGGGGATGCGCTGGGGAGTCGATCGCAGGTCTTTTCTCTGGTTGCATTTAGTATTCTTATTTTAGTTTTATTATTCTTTCGGCCTATTTTAGCGCTCTTTCCCAAGGCGGCCTTAGGCTCGATCGTTATTTTTGCTGCGTTACGTTTAATCGATCTTGCGGAGTTCCGTCGGCTGGCCCACTTTCGCCGGACAGAGTTTGTCTTGGCTATCGTGACAACCGTGGGGGTGCTGTTGACCGATCTACTAGTGGGCGTGGGGGTTGCAGTGGCCTTGTCAGTCGTTGATTTGTTTGCGCGTATTGCGCGACCCCATGATGCAATTTTGGGGCGGGTGGAAGGGTTAGCGGGACTGCATGACATTGATGATTGGGAAGGTGCCACAACCATTCCTGGGCTAGTGATTTATCGCTATGATGCGCCGTTATGTTTTGCCAATGTGGAGGATTTTAAACGTCGGGCTTTGGCGGCAGTGGAGGCTGAAGCAATGCCAGTGCAATGGTTTATTCTCAGTACAGAAGCGATCGCGGAAATTGATATTACAGCAGTGGATGCGCTGGCAGAATTACAGGAAGCCTTGCAAGCTAAAAATATTCGATTCGCCCTGGCCAGGGTTAAGCAGGATCTCTACGCTCAGTTACGGCGATCGGAATTGCTGGCACTGATTGGAGCTGACTACATTTTTCCGACGCTGCACACCGCGATCGAACAGTTTTATCAACAGAATGAGATCCGTGAGTAA
- a CDS encoding DUF3592 domain-containing protein, which yields MSQESPHNSKISINWNNDEITSIEVNGIQYSHPDEIPNDDDRKKVLKLMARVANPTALDDDFDFADADPFPPSDSLWPHLQQSHVPQPSQPETWPVERIIFWIFFPIGVSFLTIAGIATYSNQQTLAKEQRASGQVVDLVGRNVLDRNRRPTGYMVYAPVVDFQSADRQSHRIEMSEASQPPAYEKGEQVTILYNPAHPSQARIDSFGNTVALWILPGIFGFLGSIFFIIALVIRKVFSTPKNSEF from the coding sequence ATGAGCCAAGAGTCCCCCCATAACTCCAAAATTTCCATCAACTGGAACAATGACGAAATCACGTCGATCGAAGTGAACGGTATCCAGTACAGCCATCCCGACGAAATTCCCAACGACGACGATCGCAAAAAAGTACTGAAGTTAATGGCGCGGGTCGCCAACCCAACGGCCCTGGATGACGATTTTGACTTTGCCGATGCCGACCCCTTTCCCCCTTCAGATTCCCTTTGGCCACATCTGCAACAGTCCCACGTTCCCCAGCCCAGCCAGCCAGAAACCTGGCCCGTTGAACGGATTATTTTTTGGATCTTCTTCCCCATTGGCGTAAGTTTCCTCACGATCGCAGGGATCGCCACCTACAGCAATCAACAAACCCTTGCCAAAGAACAACGAGCATCCGGCCAAGTGGTTGACCTCGTGGGGCGGAATGTCCTCGATCGCAATCGTCGCCCTACGGGTTATATGGTCTACGCGCCAGTGGTGGATTTCCAATCCGCCGATCGTCAGTCCCATCGGATTGAAATGAGTGAAGCCAGCCAGCCACCAGCCTACGAAAAAGGCGAACAAGTCACCATTCTGTACAATCCTGCCCACCCCAGCCAAGCCCGCATTGATTCCTTTGGCAACACGGTGGCACTGTGGATTCTTCCTGGAATTTTTGGTTTCCTAGGCAGTATTTTCTTTATCATTGCCTTAGTGATTCGCAAAGTCTTCAGCACCCCTAAAAATTCAGAATTTTAA
- a CDS encoding tetratricopeptide repeat protein, whose amino-acid sequence MRYGRSIVVVGLVLGLVGLAPVVRVVRAQTVAQAVDPRKAEADRLREQGIQQAQTSQYEAALQSFEKALKLYRTISDRNGEAKVLNNLGIAYRSLSQYEKAIAYLEQALPIFQQVKDRNGEAKVLNNLGIAYRALSQYEKAIAYYEQARLIYQQVRDHNGEANVLMNLGIAYRALSQYEKAIAYYEQARLIYQQVRDHNGEANVLINLGNVYAALSQYEKAIAYYERALPIFQQVKDRNGEAKVLNNLGTAYRSLSQYEKAITYYEQARPIFQQVEDRNGEATVLMNLGTAYLSLSQYEKAIAYYEQAQLIYQQVKNRNGEALLLMNLGNAYDSLSQYEKAIAYYERALPIFQQVKDRNGEALLLMNLGNVYAALSQYEKAIAYYERALPIFQQVKDHNGEAKVLMNLGEAYRSLSQYDKAITYYKQARPIFQQVKDRNGEAKVLNNLGNAYLSLSQYEKAIAYYEQARPIFQQVRDRNGEAKVLNNLGEAYRSLSQYDKAITYYEQARPIYQQVKDRNGEAKVLMNLGNAYGSLSQYEKAIAYYEQALPILQQVKDRESEGKLFSNLGNLFSQRKDPELAIVFYKQSVNVRETIRQDIRKLPRESQEAYTQSVAGTYRALADLLIQQRRLPEAQAVLELLKLHELREFTRDSVGIDSPGISLAKIEEAALKQILNQFANLGKFAQAIDLCEKENCSNLPSLLKQRDTLYTVVTQELKQQRAILAKHFSTESSTLTPAKLNSEARKIVNAQPGTVLIYPLILKDKIQFLLAVKTGDGGVTFRPFESQVSAEKLFKTIKTFREQLGVATSDLTTLQASSQQLYQWLIKPLESELNPEIVKHLVFAPDSITRYLPLAALYDGNQYLIQRFTVSTITAASETDTKEETPRPTGNQPLLLAMGASNFPNLNPLVNVPAELDAITRTQQPKDLQGIYPGREFLNTSFNYEALQTNLHKGTYRILHLATHGAFKPGRPEDSYLVPGRGQNLTTELIDQLGNYGLSKIHLVVLSACQTAVGDRASDGMEIPGISYFFLKNDVKSVMASLWNVNDASTALMMQQFYKHLANGMTKAQAIQQVQKDFMLGNLTAKDAKALDRAGAYRDIEGQPPPNSFIHPYYWAPFILIGNSL is encoded by the coding sequence ATGCGGTACGGAAGGTCGATCGTGGTGGTGGGATTGGTACTGGGGTTGGTGGGGCTGGCTCCGGTGGTGCGGGTGGTGCGGGCGCAGACGGTGGCGCAGGCGGTAGACCCTCGCAAAGCAGAAGCCGATCGGCTCAGAGAACAGGGTATTCAACAAGCTCAGACAAGTCAGTATGAAGCTGCACTGCAATCCTTTGAGAAAGCCTTAAAGTTGTATCGCACTATTTCCGATCGCAATGGCGAAGCAAAGGTGCTGAATAATCTGGGCATTGCCTATCGCTCCCTATCCCAGTATGAAAAAGCGATCGCCTATTTAGAGCAAGCATTACCCATCTTTCAACAAGTCAAAGACCGCAATGGCGAAGCAAAAGTGCTAAATAATCTGGGCATTGCCTATCGCGCCTTGTCCCAGTATGAGAAAGCGATCGCTTACTATGAGCAAGCGCGACTGATCTATCAACAAGTCAGAGACCACAATGGCGAAGCAAACGTGCTGATGAATCTGGGCATTGCCTATCGCGCCTTGTCCCAGTATGAGAAAGCGATCGCTTACTATGAGCAAGCGCGACTGATCTATCAACAAGTCAGAGACCACAATGGCGAAGCAAACGTGCTGATAAATCTGGGCAATGTCTATGCCGCCCTATCCCAGTATGAAAAAGCGATCGCTTACTATGAGCGAGCATTACCCATCTTTCAACAAGTCAAAGACCGCAATGGCGAAGCAAAAGTGCTGAATAATTTGGGCACTGCCTATCGCTCCCTATCTCAGTATGAAAAAGCGATTACTTACTATGAGCAAGCGCGTCCGATCTTTCAACAAGTCGAAGACCGCAATGGCGAAGCAACAGTGCTGATGAATCTTGGCACTGCTTATCTCTCCCTGTCCCAGTATGAAAAAGCGATCGCCTACTACGAACAAGCACAACTAATCTATCAACAAGTTAAAAACCGCAATGGCGAAGCATTGTTGCTGATGAATCTTGGCAATGCCTATGACTCCTTGTCCCAGTATGAAAAAGCGATTGCTTACTATGAGCGAGCATTACCCATCTTTCAACAAGTCAAAGACCGTAATGGCGAAGCATTGTTGCTGATGAATCTTGGCAATGTCTATGCCGCCCTATCCCAGTATGAAAAAGCGATTGCTTACTATGAGCGAGCATTACCCATCTTTCAACAAGTCAAAGACCACAATGGCGAAGCAAAAGTGCTGATGAATCTGGGTGAAGCCTATCGCTCCCTATCTCAGTATGACAAAGCGATCACCTACTATAAGCAAGCGCGTCCGATCTTTCAACAAGTCAAAGACCGTAATGGCGAAGCAAAAGTGCTGAATAATTTGGGCAATGCCTATCTCTCCCTGTCGCAGTATGAGAAAGCGATCGCTTACTATGAGCAAGCGCGACCCATCTTTCAACAAGTCAGAGACCGCAATGGCGAAGCAAAAGTGCTGAATAATTTGGGTGAAGCCTATCGCTCCCTATCTCAGTATGACAAAGCGATCACTTACTATGAGCAAGCACGACCCATCTATCAACAAGTCAAAGACCGCAATGGCGAAGCAAAAGTGCTAATGAATCTGGGCAATGCCTATGGCTCCCTGTCGCAGTATGAAAAAGCGATCGCCTACTATGAGCAAGCACTACCCATCCTTCAACAGGTCAAAGACCGGGAAAGTGAAGGAAAATTATTTAGCAACCTTGGTAATTTATTTTCACAACGCAAAGATCCAGAGTTAGCGATTGTATTCTACAAGCAATCGGTGAATGTGCGGGAAACCATTCGGCAGGACATTCGTAAACTACCGCGAGAATCCCAAGAAGCCTACACCCAATCCGTTGCAGGCACCTATCGCGCCCTGGCTGATCTGCTAATCCAGCAAAGACGTTTGCCTGAAGCCCAAGCTGTCCTAGAACTGCTGAAATTGCACGAACTCCGCGAATTCACCCGTGATAGTGTTGGCATCGATAGTCCCGGCATTAGTCTAGCCAAAATCGAAGAAGCTGCCTTAAAGCAAATCCTCAACCAGTTTGCCAACTTGGGTAAATTTGCACAGGCCATCGATCTCTGCGAAAAAGAGAACTGCTCCAACTTACCAAGCCTACTAAAACAGCGCGACACCCTCTACACAGTCGTCACTCAGGAACTCAAACAGCAACGCGCCATTCTCGCCAAACACTTCTCCACCGAATCAAGCACCCTCACCCCTGCCAAACTCAACTCCGAAGCCCGCAAAATCGTCAATGCCCAACCAGGCACCGTCTTGATCTATCCCCTCATTCTCAAAGACAAAATTCAGTTTCTGTTGGCCGTAAAAACAGGCGATGGAGGCGTCACCTTCCGTCCCTTTGAAAGCCAAGTTTCTGCTGAGAAACTGTTTAAAACCATCAAAACCTTTCGGGAGCAACTGGGCGTAGCCACCAGCGATCTAACAACCCTCCAAGCCAGCAGCCAGCAGCTCTACCAATGGCTCATCAAACCCCTTGAGTCAGAATTAAACCCAGAGATCGTCAAACACCTCGTCTTTGCGCCGGATAGTATAACCCGCTATCTTCCCCTAGCCGCCTTGTACGATGGCAACCAGTACCTGATTCAACGCTTCACCGTCAGCACCATTACCGCCGCCAGCGAAACAGATACCAAGGAAGAAACACCCCGACCCACAGGTAACCAACCCCTGCTACTCGCCATGGGCGCATCCAACTTCCCCAACTTAAATCCATTAGTCAATGTGCCCGCCGAATTGGATGCCATCACCCGAACACAACAACCTAAAGACCTTCAGGGCATCTACCCCGGTCGTGAATTTCTCAACACCAGCTTTAACTATGAAGCATTACAAACCAATCTCCACAAGGGCACCTATCGCATTTTGCACCTTGCGACCCATGGAGCCTTCAAACCAGGTCGTCCAGAAGATTCCTATCTAGTACCGGGACGCGGACAAAATTTAACCACGGAGTTAATCGACCAGTTAGGCAACTATGGCTTAAGCAAGATTCATTTGGTGGTTCTCTCAGCCTGCCAAACCGCTGTGGGCGATCGTGCTAGCGACGGTATGGAAATTCCGGGGATTAGCTACTTCTTCTTGAAAAATGACGTGAAATCCGTGATGGCTTCCCTCTGGAACGTCAACGATGCCAGCACCGCCCTCATGATGCAACAGTTTTACAAACACCTCGCCAATGGCATGACCAAAGCCCAAGCCATCCAACAGGTACAGAAAGATTTCATGCTAGGCAACCTCACCGCCAAAGACGCCAAAGCTCTCGATCGGGCTGGTGCTTATCGCGATATCGAAGGTCAACCACCCCCCAATTCCTTCATCCATCCCTACTACTGGGCACCATTTATTCTCATCGGCAACAGTTTGTAA
- a CDS encoding type II toxin-antitoxin system VapC family toxin: MQNVQRTRPNELAITVVTYEEQLRGWLNYIRRASDQAQLIVGYQKLKESLNFFCDKQVLEFTEAVATEYSYLQQQKLRIGTQDLRIAAIVLSVDGVIVTRNRRDFGQVPGLQIEDWSL, translated from the coding sequence GTGCAAAATGTTCAGAGGACGCGCCCCAATGAATTAGCAATTACTGTTGTGACCTATGAAGAACAACTTCGAGGATGGCTCAATTATATCCGTCGAGCTTCGGATCAGGCTCAGTTGATCGTGGGCTATCAAAAACTGAAGGAATCATTAAACTTTTTCTGTGATAAGCAGGTTTTGGAGTTTACAGAAGCTGTTGCTACAGAATATAGCTATCTCCAGCAACAGAAGCTGCGGATTGGCACGCAGGATTTACGAATTGCCGCGATCGTACTTTCAGTCGATGGTGTAATCGTCACGCGCAATCGTCGAGATTTTGGCCAAGTTCCAGGTTTACAAATTGAGGATTGGTCGTTGTGA
- a CDS encoding type II toxin-antitoxin system HicB family antitoxin, whose amino-acid sequence MTTDVIHASSSQTTPFPYPVLVEQQAEEHWIAQVIGWTECRAEGTSREAAIAALQKNLSDRLASVEVIYVNLPIQVDPETEHPWMKYAGMYENDPLFEQVLTEIDAYRRELDSSREELM is encoded by the coding sequence ATGACGACGGATGTAATTCATGCTTCATCTAGCCAGACAACCCCGTTTCCCTACCCTGTATTGGTTGAACAACAGGCGGAGGAACACTGGATTGCCCAGGTGATTGGCTGGACGGAGTGTCGGGCAGAAGGAACCAGTCGGGAAGCCGCGATCGCTGCCTTACAGAAAAACTTGAGCGATCGCTTAGCCTCTGTGGAAGTTATTTATGTTAACCTGCCGATTCAGGTTGATCCAGAGACGGAGCATCCTTGGATGAAGTACGCGGGTATGTATGAAAATGATCCACTATTTGAGCAAGTGTTAACGGAAATCGATGCTTATCGGCGGGAATTAGATAGTTCCAGAGAGGAATTGATGTAA
- a CDS encoding DUF2278 family protein, whose translation MSLANYGVLKGRAIERKIDPASDPSPHYQVLIDDGEKKHRIAINVKSQQSPSDLLYFVNDRFQHGILDQLPNLRLGFQTLDSKPGGLALDFIRSNLFRREEMKLLPPDVPGPDNDLKELIDLYIQRAIQAEDAVVYAFGVAWGPEPSTPDKYFGFRPGSGIHDIHMNQGSVGKFQQDNGVYQDGALLIHYPSRSQWVAIFLAFQSQCFHTDDRTGNAIKEVCEPKPEPQPEEVAVKIVAALVNPLGADPGKESVTLMNLSPSKVNLKDWALADKQKHKYSLPDLPIAAGSAVTVPLSGKDVQLSNDGGIITLLNAQGIKIHGVSYTKDQVQKQGWTIVF comes from the coding sequence ATGAGTTTAGCAAACTACGGCGTTTTAAAAGGTCGGGCGATCGAACGTAAAATTGATCCCGCTAGTGATCCCTCGCCCCACTATCAAGTCCTAATTGACGACGGCGAGAAGAAACATCGCATTGCCATTAACGTCAAATCCCAACAAAGTCCCTCAGATTTACTCTATTTCGTTAACGATCGCTTCCAGCATGGCATTTTGGATCAATTACCTAACCTCCGGCTGGGATTTCAAACCCTGGACTCCAAACCCGGTGGCCTTGCCCTGGACTTTATTCGCAGCAACCTGTTTCGCCGGGAGGAGATGAAGCTGCTTCCCCCCGATGTTCCTGGCCCAGATAACGACTTGAAAGAACTGATTGACTTGTATATTCAACGGGCCATTCAAGCTGAGGATGCTGTGGTCTATGCCTTTGGTGTCGCTTGGGGGCCAGAACCCTCTACGCCGGATAAATACTTCGGTTTCCGTCCCGGTAGCGGTATCCATGACATTCATATGAACCAAGGCAGTGTCGGCAAATTTCAGCAGGATAACGGCGTCTACCAAGATGGAGCCCTGCTGATTCATTACCCCTCACGCAGCCAATGGGTCGCTATTTTCCTAGCATTCCAGTCCCAGTGTTTCCACACCGACGATCGCACCGGCAACGCTATCAAAGAAGTCTGTGAACCTAAACCTGAACCACAACCCGAAGAAGTTGCCGTGAAAATTGTAGCTGCACTGGTTAATCCCTTGGGAGCCGATCCCGGCAAGGAATCGGTCACGCTCATGAATCTGTCCCCCAGTAAAGTCAATCTCAAAGATTGGGCCTTGGCAGATAAACAGAAACACAAGTATTCCCTACCGGATCTACCGATCGCCGCTGGAAGTGCCGTCACAGTTCCCTTAAGTGGCAAAGATGTGCAACTCTCCAACGATGGTGGCATTATCACTCTACTGAATGCCCAAGGCATCAAAATCCACGGCGTTTCTTACACCAAAGACCAAGTCCAAAAGCAAGGTTGGACGATCGTTTTCTAG